The proteins below come from a single Candidatus Eisenbacteria bacterium genomic window:
- a CDS encoding LysM peptidoglycan-binding domain-containing protein, which yields MTIRCNSIARISAAAILLVAPWRAEAAAFGPDMPAWMSPAAERAAEKTIVPPPEPTPNADAQDPLDPIRASVSKAEDQVQSGRPSDALSTIESALKALDQVPQSHPGAAALREELGELKDRCDKLNDSQAALETDDGPDGEGTAPQKLRPVKAEKNERVDKWIDFYTGRGRDQFQLWLVRSGSYMDLLTRNLRAEGVPEELANLVFVESGFNMHARSMARAVGPWQFIRGTAKIFGLKMTPYVDQRRDPELATRAAARYLRRLYGMFDGSWPLALAAYNSGEGTVQRAIRRQGTDDYWSLRLPRETREYVPQFLAAMEIASDPDRYGFELPPNSPFRFDEVLIRGPVDLKLVSNLTEIPIDDLEALNPMFVRHRSPAGKDGTPIRVPHGKGDDVQTVLQTSYKPKPLTRAELREAARAQRHELRHYPRRHRGRHSTHLVRRGETLSEIGRRYGKAPATLARLNRLSDASQVRAGQRLRLQ from the coding sequence TTGACGATCCGATGCAACTCCATCGCGCGAATTTCCGCTGCCGCGATACTGCTCGTCGCTCCCTGGCGGGCGGAAGCGGCCGCGTTCGGACCCGACATGCCGGCGTGGATGAGTCCGGCCGCCGAGCGGGCCGCGGAGAAGACGATCGTGCCCCCGCCCGAGCCGACCCCGAACGCCGACGCCCAGGACCCGTTGGATCCGATCCGCGCGAGCGTCTCCAAAGCCGAGGATCAGGTCCAGTCGGGCCGTCCTTCCGACGCCCTCTCCACGATTGAGTCCGCGCTCAAGGCGCTGGACCAGGTGCCGCAGTCCCATCCGGGAGCCGCCGCGTTGCGGGAGGAGCTCGGGGAGCTCAAGGATCGCTGCGACAAGCTGAACGACTCGCAGGCCGCGCTCGAGACCGACGACGGGCCCGACGGGGAGGGAACGGCCCCGCAGAAGCTCCGGCCGGTCAAGGCCGAAAAGAACGAACGCGTGGACAAGTGGATCGACTTTTACACGGGGCGCGGGCGGGATCAGTTCCAGCTCTGGCTCGTGCGTTCGGGCAGCTATATGGATCTCCTCACCCGGAATCTGCGGGCGGAGGGCGTCCCCGAGGAGCTGGCGAATCTCGTCTTCGTCGAAAGCGGATTCAACATGCACGCGCGCTCGATGGCGCGCGCGGTGGGACCCTGGCAGTTCATCCGCGGCACGGCGAAGATCTTTGGTCTCAAGATGACGCCGTACGTCGACCAGCGACGCGATCCCGAGCTCGCGACGCGCGCCGCGGCACGGTATCTCCGCCGGCTCTACGGGATGTTCGACGGGAGCTGGCCCTTGGCGCTCGCCGCGTACAACAGCGGCGAGGGAACCGTGCAGCGGGCGATCCGCCGGCAGGGAACCGATGATTACTGGTCCCTCCGTCTGCCGCGAGAGACCCGGGAGTACGTGCCCCAGTTCCTCGCGGCGATGGAGATCGCCTCCGATCCGGACCGGTACGGGTTCGAGCTTCCTCCCAACTCGCCGTTCCGGTTTGATGAAGTCCTGATCCGCGGTCCGGTCGACCTGAAGCTCGTGTCCAACCTGACCGAGATCCCGATCGACGATCTGGAGGCGCTCAATCCGATGTTCGTGCGCCACCGCTCCCCCGCCGGCAAGGACGGCACGCCGATCCGTGTGCCGCACGGCAAGGGAGACGATGTGCAGACCGTGCTCCAGACCAGCTACAAGCCGAAGCCCCTGACGAGGGCGGAGCTTCGTGAGGCCGCCCGCGCTCAGAGACACGAGCTCAGGCACTATCCCCGCCGCCACCGCGGCCGCCACAGCACGCACCTCGTGCGGCGCGGCGAGACGCTATCCGAGATCGGCAGACGCTACGGAAAAGCCCCCGCGACGCTGGCGCGCCTGAACCGCCTTTCCGACGCGAGCCAGGTGCGGGCGGGGCAAAGACTGAGGCTTCAGTAG
- a CDS encoding PEGA domain-containing protein: protein MQAICHQRVERRVDTIRRRPYCAEAMKTAVSTQVLIQGLVRSPDREGALAHLDPERGFAFVARGAMSFSDVIDPTIWVKEKLSLALAPQGDSDEPPLRRAISTLRAVHAELMSRPDRERTWISVLLVLITDGEGMALIAGDCPCYRFRSGVLSRLGRNVSERGTAPPAGSLGSEAQVKLEMIPLVTQEGDCYILSTHSLREGELSLLARDLASARDLVSLLRTASAGSSENGRVAIAVRSGGGPGVRPVIEPASGAAVSATIVARPPEPPGAAAAVPPGGAEAPEEIAPLELEPIEPAERIGALERSVPESYAAAVRAEAGRALAADVVNAAQETGAAQETGAPPESGVEANGARRAGDSEGEAVAGAEPSEEEAAPISSRPVGLPSWPSYGALGEQRPWYEWIALWGGGALAIVALALLLRAILPGILGTPPAKVQQAATPLGTGGNLDLFSDPPGAAVKVDGVPIEPRTPATDVSVAPGRHRVEMDWGVYGTRLDSVVVIPGGRATLRPRLLGSVGFRSSDPARVLDVYVDGAYVGSTPVVLESLVVGRHLVRFGGPGLNTSAQEVEVLQGTHVELTGSAGAIPPKGRVTIRSALLTDAGFEAGRGDPVWADGEMRGVTPLSVDLKPGTHSFRVVRRGFPPQISVLDVKPGGEQFLSAEFGTHSEEPLRFSAPSSVSRANPLPLTIALPEGESYQSMVLWLYAAPPGGTFQPRRMTRIDEASKSYAALLPPEVLRNSARQVKLYFKAVGATGREIYSEIYSVPVKD from the coding sequence ATGCAAGCGATATGCCATCAACGGGTAGAACGTCGAGTTGACACCATTCGGCGGCGACCATATTGTGCAGAAGCAATGAAAACCGCGGTCTCGACGCAGGTCCTCATCCAAGGCCTCGTGAGGAGCCCCGACCGGGAGGGAGCGCTCGCGCACCTGGATCCCGAACGGGGTTTCGCCTTTGTGGCGCGCGGCGCGATGAGCTTCTCCGACGTGATCGACCCGACGATCTGGGTGAAAGAGAAGCTCTCGCTCGCCCTCGCGCCGCAGGGAGATTCCGATGAGCCTCCGCTGCGCCGCGCGATCTCGACGCTGCGCGCCGTTCATGCGGAGCTGATGTCCCGTCCGGATCGCGAGCGCACGTGGATCTCGGTGCTGCTGGTCCTGATCACCGACGGGGAAGGAATGGCTCTGATCGCCGGGGATTGTCCCTGCTATCGGTTCCGCTCGGGGGTGCTCTCGCGTCTCGGCCGCAACGTCTCGGAACGTGGAACGGCACCTCCCGCCGGATCGCTCGGATCCGAAGCGCAGGTGAAGCTCGAAATGATTCCGCTGGTTACGCAGGAAGGGGATTGCTACATCCTCTCGACGCACTCGCTTCGCGAGGGCGAGCTGAGCCTGCTTGCCCGGGATCTCGCTTCCGCCCGCGACCTCGTCTCCCTGCTCCGGACCGCGAGCGCGGGAAGCTCGGAGAACGGGAGGGTCGCGATCGCGGTTCGCTCGGGCGGAGGCCCGGGTGTGCGCCCGGTGATCGAGCCCGCTTCAGGGGCCGCGGTCTCGGCGACGATTGTGGCGCGGCCGCCGGAGCCTCCCGGCGCCGCGGCCGCGGTGCCGCCGGGCGGCGCTGAAGCGCCGGAAGAAATTGCGCCGCTCGAGCTTGAACCGATCGAGCCCGCCGAGAGAATCGGAGCGCTGGAGAGATCCGTGCCGGAAAGCTACGCCGCCGCGGTTCGCGCGGAGGCGGGACGAGCGCTTGCCGCGGACGTGGTGAACGCGGCTCAGGAGACCGGCGCGGCTCAGGAGACCGGCGCACCTCCCGAAAGCGGAGTGGAAGCGAACGGAGCGCGCCGCGCCGGCGACTCGGAAGGCGAGGCCGTTGCGGGAGCGGAACCCTCGGAGGAAGAGGCGGCGCCGATTTCGAGCCGCCCGGTGGGACTTCCGAGCTGGCCGTCCTACGGAGCGCTCGGCGAGCAGCGGCCGTGGTATGAATGGATCGCGCTCTGGGGAGGGGGAGCGCTCGCCATCGTCGCTCTCGCACTTCTCCTTCGCGCGATTCTGCCCGGGATTCTCGGCACACCGCCCGCGAAGGTTCAGCAGGCGGCGACGCCGCTGGGCACCGGTGGGAATTTGGATCTCTTCTCCGATCCCCCGGGGGCCGCGGTCAAGGTCGACGGTGTGCCGATTGAGCCGCGCACGCCTGCCACCGACGTCTCGGTCGCGCCCGGGAGGCATCGTGTCGAGATGGATTGGGGCGTGTACGGCACGCGTCTCGATTCCGTGGTCGTGATACCCGGCGGCCGGGCGACGCTTCGCCCGCGCCTTCTGGGCTCGGTTGGGTTTCGCTCGTCGGATCCAGCCCGGGTCCTCGACGTGTACGTGGACGGGGCGTACGTAGGGTCGACTCCGGTGGTGCTGGAAAGCCTTGTCGTGGGCCGGCACTTGGTTCGCTTCGGCGGCCCGGGGCTCAACACGAGCGCGCAGGAGGTCGAAGTTCTGCAGGGCACCCACGTCGAGCTCACCGGCAGCGCCGGCGCCATCCCTCCGAAGGGACGCGTGACCATCCGGAGCGCGCTCTTGACCGACGCGGGATTCGAGGCCGGGCGCGGCGATCCGGTTTGGGCGGACGGCGAGATGCGAGGGGTCACACCTCTCTCCGTCGATCTCAAACCCGGAACGCACAGCTTCCGCGTCGTTCGCAGGGGATTTCCGCCGCAGATCTCCGTGCTCGACGTGAAGCCGGGAGGCGAGCAGTTCCTGAGCGCGGAGTTCGGCACTCATTCCGAAGAGCCGCTCCGGTTCTCGGCCCCGTCCTCCGTTTCGCGCGCGAATCCGCTTCCGCTCACGATCGCGCTCCCGGAAGGGGAGTCGTATCAATCCATGGTGCTATGGCTCTACGCGGCGCCTCCGGGCGGGACCTTTCAGCCGCGCCGGATGACCCGGATCGATGAAGCCTCGAAATCCTACGCGGCGCTGCTCCCCCCCGAAGTGCTCCGCAACTCGGCGCGCCAAGTGAAGCTCTACTTCAAGGCCGTGGGCGCCACGGGCCGAGAGATCTACTCCGAGATCTATTCCGTCCCCGTCAAAGACTGA